A part of Chanos chanos chromosome 9, fChaCha1.1, whole genome shotgun sequence genomic DNA contains:
- the cdh17 gene encoding cadherin-17: MKVTVTLLFLILSISAADGKDLQDQRGQLEDKMISVPEATPVPYPIYQFVSTADGVSSYRVIGETEGKIKISTDGWLYLEEALVWSPEQRHSIKIEAVSADDETVDGPYAVTLIVQDVNNNPPIFTEKVYTGSIMERKPAGVPIVHVTASDNDDPETPNAALVYSIVSQIPDTPESPLFTIDPHTGRISTTEEGALTLKAQKRVAYHIDEVRGSPEVLRSKFEEYCTPVNEIPYEENPFFTCVQKSEVLRRNNFEDPDYTLLVRVEDLGGEAENALSGTALVHIVITQNLWVPPPPITIKENLISDYPKLIATVHANDPDALYRLVQKERSLEFPFSIDQEGQIFVNGPLDREAKDMYILVVFAEDEEGNELEPPMEIPVKVLDENDNAPVCLHDQAVLEVQENEIAGNVVGFVPVHDADDEKTPNALLSYTILSQTPDKPSATMFTVDGFSGKIQVANQNFIRRQVAEYKLNIKVADGGGVAEGHSIECEVTIKVIDLNNEIPIFERNDYGVHSIPELAEVGTQVLTIKANDADDPGTGSSKVEYFITSGDPHKMFAIEVDEDTGEGKVYIAKPLDYEEQHSYKLQIDARNPEPLVKGVEYDAQSTTVVVIDLVNIDEPPEFTMDSMEINVPENFTKGATILKIDAKDPEGQEIKFKMEGDELGWLELDENTGELKTKGDLDREAAEKINIKVTVFEKDAPDQKVERDLSIHLMDVNDNMPKLEVTTGFICVAKMTPIVLRASDSDGAPFGEPFQFSLGRKSPNWEVKELDGTSAHLILKKKPPKDDTFKVPVLIKDNAGMGVSQTFEVRVCNCTSLGYCYEEPGVQDGVWGMGNTIAILAGTIGFMLLVLVIVAHRIKKSNEKKKAAAVMAEAEGEAMM; this comes from the exons ATGAAGGTGACTGTGACCCTGCTGTTCCTGATCCTTTCCATAAGTGCT GCTGATGGGAAGGATTTGCAGGACCAGAGGGGACAACTTGAGGACAAAATGATCAGTGTGCCTGAGGCCACTCCTGTGCCGTATCCCATATACCAG tTTGTATCCACAGCTGATGGTGTGTCATCATATCGAGTAATCGGTGAGACAGAAGGCAAAATTAAAATATCCACAGATGGATGGCTCTACCTAGAAGAAGCACTGGTCTGGAGTCCAGAGCAAAGACACTCTATAAAG atTGAAGCTGTTTCTGCGGATGATGAAACTGTGGATGGGCCCTACGCTGTAACGCTGATTGTTCAGGATGTCAACAACAATCCACCCATTTTTACTGAAAAGGTGTACACTGGTAGCATCATGGAACGTAAACCTGCAG GAGTGCCCATTGTACATGTGACGGCATCGGACAATGATGACCCAGAGACGCCAAACGCTGCACTGGTTTACAGTATCGTTAGCCAGATACCTGATACCCCAGAATCACCACTATTCACCATTGATCCACACACTGGGCGGATAAGCACCACTGAAGagg GTGCTTTGACTCTGAAGGCACAAAAGCGAGTGGCGTACCATATCGATGAGGTTCGTGGCAGCCCTGAAGTTCTGAGGAGCAAGTTTGAGGAATATTGCACTCCAGTCAACGAAATCCCATACGAAGAAAACCCTTTCTTCACCTGTGTCCAGAAATCTG AGGTGCTGCGACGGAACAATTTCGAGGATCCAGATTACACTCTGCTTGTTCGTGTGGAGGATCTCGGGGGCGAAGCTGAGAATGCTCTCAGTGGCACGGCACTGGTCCACATTGTCATCACTCAAAATCTCTGGGtcccaccaccaccaatcaCCATCAAGGAAAATCTGATATCTGACTACCCCAAGCTAATAGCCAcg GTTCATGCTAATGACCCTGATGCGCTATATAGATTGGTACAAAAGGAAAGATCGCTTGAATTTCCATTCAGCATCGACCAAGAGGGACAAATCTTCGTCAACGGGCCATTGGACAGAGAGGCGAAGGACATG TATATCCTGGTAGTGTTTGCTGAAGATGAGGAGGGAAATGAGCTGGAGCCCCCTATGGAGATTCCTGTGAAGGTCTTGGATGAGAACGACAATGCACCTGTGTGCCTTCATGACCAGGCTGTGCTTGAGGTGCAGGAAAATGAGATAGCGG GTAATGTGGTTGGCTTCGTGCCTGTTCATGACGCTGACGACGAGAAAACACCCAATGCATTGCTAAGTTACACCATCTTGAGCCAGACTCCTGACAAACCCTCAGCAACCATGTTCACTGTCGATGGCTTCAGCGGAAAGATACAGGTGGCAAACCAAAACTTCATAAGGAGACAGGTAGCGGAATATAAGCTTAACATCAAAGTGGCCGACGGAGGGGGAGTCGCTGAAG GTCACAGTATTGAGTGTGAAGTCACCATAAAGGTCATTGACCTCAATAACGAGATCCCGATCTTCGAGAGAAATGAC TACGGAGTGCACAGCATTCCTGAGTTAGCAGAAGTAGGTACCCAAGTGCTGACTATTAAAGCCAATGACGCTGACGATCCTGGAACTGGCAGTTCTAAGGTGGAATACTTCATCACTTCTGGTGATCCACATAAGATGTTTGCCATAGAGGTCGATGAGGACACCGGAGAAGGGAAAGTTTACATCGCCAAG CCTCTGGACTATGAGGAGCAGCACTCCTACAAGCTTCAGATTGATGCTCGGAACCCGGAGCCCTTGGTCAAAGGTGTTGAATATGATGCTCAGTCTACAACAGTTGTTGTCATCGACCTAGTGAACATTGACGAGCCCCCAGAATTCACAATGGATAGCATGGAGATCAACGTGCCCGAAAACTTCACCAAGGGAGCAACCATCCTGAAGATCGACGCCAAAGACCCGGAGGGACAAGAAATCAA GTTTAAGATGGAGGGTGATGAGCTGGGTTGGCTTGAGCTGGatgaaaacacaggagaatTGAAGACCAAAGGAGATCTGGACAGAGAGGCAGCAGAAAAAATCAACATCAAGGTCACTGTTTTTGAGAAGG ATGCTCCAGACCAGAAGGTCGAGAGAGATCTCTCCATTCATCTGATGGACGTCAATGATAATATGCCTAAACTGGAGGTGACTACGGGCTTCATATGTGTGGCAAAAATGACGCCCATCGTTCTGAGGGCTTCAGACTCTGACGGCGCACCTTTTGGAGAACCTTTCCAGTTCTCTCTGGGGCGCAAGTCCCCCAACTGGGAGGTCAAAGAATTGGATG GGACTTCTGCCCACCTGATCCTGAAGAAGAAACCTCCAAAGGACGATACCTTTAAAGTACCTGTTCTCATCAAAGACAACGCAGGAATGGGAGTGTCGCAAACCTTTGAGG tgcgtgtgtgtaactgcACGTCACTGGGCTATTGCTATGAGGAGCCTGGCGTCCAAGATGGGGTGTGGGGCATGGGGAACACCATTGCCATCCTGGCAGGAACAATTGGCTTCATGC ttctGGTCTTGGTGATTGTTGCTCATCGCATTAAAA